The following coding sequences are from one Lolium rigidum isolate FL_2022 chromosome 6, APGP_CSIRO_Lrig_0.1, whole genome shotgun sequence window:
- the LOC124663880 gene encoding atherin-like: MRQQPLPLPPRMRAPTDREPAAAAGDGTARPPERRQQQLGQGRRPYRAAEGDEAPVPVRTRPPEPEPQPPRPRPATNHAAEARAALLADVARPPAQTHGAPQGRATREAPADPAVARPPERPATPEAPAAAVASPPGQQYGAREGRAAREAPVATVARPPGHPNGVPEGRAAQEVTKPPGQANGVPEGRAPTVARPPEPQPNPYYVPEGRGAAPVATTDRPPSPPTWPYPYYYEPERPRRRRRASPLTSCLLAAVFLLLAGGGAAAALFLLFRPRPPDIAVSAVRLPSFAAANGTVAFTFEQLATVRNPNRAPLAHFDSSLRIAYAGGEIGSIYIPAGLIDSGSTKHLTASFAVQAFPAATPPPTPLQMAAQQPAAAAVVMEVDSLLVVKGRVKMLGVLTHRVQASKMCRVGVSPMDGRVLGFRC; this comes from the coding sequence ATGCGGCAGCAACCACTTCCGCTCCCACCGCGCATGCGGGCGCCGACAGATCGCGAGCCCGCGGCCGCGGCCGGCGACGGCACGGCCAGGCCGCCGGAGCGCCGGCAGCAGCAGCTGGGGCAGGGCAGGAGGCCCTACCGCGCGGCAGAGGGCGACGAGGCTCCCGTCCCCGTCAGGACCAGGCCGCCGGAGCCTGAGCCGCAGCCGCCCAGGCCTCGGCCGGCCACGAACCACGCCGCCGAGGCCCGCGCGGCACTCCTcgccgacgtggccaggccaccgGCGCAGACGCACGGAGCGCCGCAGGGCCGCGCGACTCGGGAGGCTCCCGCCGACCCCGCAGTGGCCAGGCCGCCGGAGCGCCCCGCGACTCCGgaagctcccgccgccgccgtggccagcCCGCCGGGGCAGCAGTACGGCGCGCGGGAGGGCCGCGCAGCTCGCGAGGCTCCCGTCGCCACCGTGGCCAGACCACCGGGGCACCCCAACGGTGTTCCAGAGGGCCGCGCCGCTCAGGAAGTGACCAAGCCAcccgggcaggccaacggggttccaGAGGGTCGCGCCCCGACCGTGGCTAGGCCGCCAGAACCGCAGCCAAACCCCTACTACGTGCCGGAGGGCCGCGGCGCAGCTCCCGTCGCGACCACCGACaggccgccgtcgcctcccacctgGCCGTACCCGTACTACTACGAGCCGGAGCGGCCCCGACGACGTCGCCGCGCCTCCCCACTAACATCCTGCCTCCTAGCCGCGGTCTTCCTCCtgctggccggcggcggggccgccgccgcgctgttcctcctcttccgcccgcGGCCTCCGGACATCGCGGTGTCGGCGGTGCGGCTGCCGTCCTTCGCGGCGGCCAACGGCACCGTCGCCTTCACCTTCGAGCAGCTGGCCACGGTGCGCAACCCCAACCGCGCGCCGCTCGCGCACTTCGACAGCTCGCTGCGCATCGCCTACGCCGGCGGGGAGATCGGCTCCATCTACATCCCCGCGGGCCTCATCGACAGCGGCAGCACCAAGCACCTCACCGCCAGCTTCGCCGTCCAGGCCTTCCCCGCGGCcacgccgccgccaacgccgctGCAGATGGCCGCGCAGCAgccggcagccgccgccgtcgtcatGGAGGTGGACTCGCTGCTGGTCGTCAAGGGGAGGGTCAAGATGCTAGGGGTGCTCACGCACCGGGTGCAGGCATCCAAGATGTGCCGCGTCGGAGTCTCGCCCATGGACGGCAGGGTGCTTGGCTTCCGCTGCTGA
- the LOC124666412 gene encoding uncharacterized protein LOC124666412 — MAEHVSHQAGAAVGHAQDTTGHVAHDAAGTAHGAAGAAHDAAGAGANQAGGVLEEVGGQAQLVAHSVTEAAGGAAEAVKDAAGHGGN; from the exons ATGGCCGAGCACGTGagccaccaggccggcgcggcggtTGGCCACGCCCAG GACACGACCGGCCATGTGGCCCACGACGCCGCGGGCACCGCGCACGGCGCGGCGGGCGCTGCCCACGACGCCGCGGGTGCGGGCGCCAACCAGGCCGGCGGCGTGCTCGAGGAGGTCGGCGGCCAGGCGCAGCTGGTCGCTCACAGCGTCACCGAGGCCGCCGGGGGAGCCGCGGAGGCCGTCAAGGACGCCGCCGGCCACGGCGGCAACTAG
- the LOC124666874 gene encoding 25.3 kDa vesicle transport protein-like has protein sequence MVKLTMIARITDGLPLAEGLDDGRDLRDADFYKQQAKLLFKNLSKGHHDSSRLSIETGPYLFHYIIESRVCYLTMCDRSYPKKLAFQYLEDLKNEFERVNGSQIETAARPYAFIKFDTFIQKTRKLYLDTRTQRNLARLNDELYEVHQIMTRNVQEVLGVGEKLDQVSEMSSRLISDTRMYADKAKDLNRQALIRKYAPVAIVIGIVVMLFWVKNKIW, from the exons ATGGTGAAGCTGACAATGATAGCCCGTATCACTGATGGCCTTCCATTGGCTGAGGGGTTGGATGATGGTCGAGATCTGAGGGATGCCGACTTCTACAAGCAGCAAGCAAAACTGTTGTTCAAAAACTTATCAAAAGGGCATCATGATTCATCAAGGCTGTCAATTGAGACTGGACCATACCTTTTCCA TTACATCATTGAGAGCCGTGTATGCTATTTGACAATGTGCGACCGTTCTTATCCAAAGAAACTTGCATTCCAGTATTTAGAGGATCTAAAGAATGAATTTGAGAGAGTCAATGGCAGCCAAATTGAAACTGCTGCAAGGCCATATGCTTTCATCAAATTTG ACACGTTCATACAGAAAACCAGGAAGCTGTATTTGGATACCAGAACCCAAAGGAACCTTGCCAGGTTGAATGATGAGCTCTACGAGGTGCACCAGATTATGACTCGCAATGTTCAAGAAGTTCTTGGTGTGGGTGAAAAACTAGATC AGGTGAGTGAAATGTCTAGTAGGTTGATCTCTGATACCAGAATGTATGCAGACAAGGCAAAGGATCTCAATCGCCAG GCCTTGATTCGGAAGTATGCCCCTGTTGCCATTGTGATTGGGATAGTAGTGATGCTCTTTTGGGTCAAGAACAAGATATGGTGA